The Porphyrobacter sp. HT-58-2 genome has a window encoding:
- a CDS encoding Y-family DNA polymerase, translated as MPTVRPRRILSVWFARLSVDRWRRAFAPDAPETCAPTALIIDTAHGPRIIAANDAGLEAGARAGMLLADARALCPDLVAVPADPAGDLATLEKLALWAQRWGPWSALDPPDGLLVDVTGAAHLFGGEERLLADVARAFAARGLATRAALAPTAGAAWALARYGPPASILHPGDDPLCQLGDLPVAALRLDDDVLTVLRRLGIKRLGELAGVSGTSDDPEAEAAARDALRRRFRNHRSPAANPLLRLDQLLGRLPEPLLPVIDRPMPMVQRRLMEPLRHRASLDRVVGDLAQDMVRALEARGEGARRLELALWRVDGEVLMRRIELAAATREPEHMLRLFARRLDDVNAGFGIEMLQLRASWSEPLALSQADLDAAAEQHGTSLAACVDRLTVRLGQQAVTRPVVRASHIPERAQGWQPPLAPVPPMQSQLAFNTRPLKLLDQAEPIAVLYASPDGFPQRFRWRGAVREVVRVEGPERIAPEWWRERSSVRLRDYYRIEDEAGRRYWIYRQGSVGDGRGGTPDWFLQGLYT; from the coding sequence ATGCCGACCGTGCGGCCGCGACGGATCCTGTCCGTCTGGTTCGCCCGACTGTCGGTCGATCGTTGGCGGCGCGCGTTCGCGCCTGACGCGCCCGAAACCTGCGCGCCCACCGCGCTGATCATCGACACCGCGCATGGCCCGCGCATCATAGCGGCCAATGATGCCGGGCTGGAGGCAGGGGCGAGGGCTGGCATGTTGCTGGCCGACGCGCGCGCGCTGTGCCCTGATCTTGTCGCTGTCCCGGCCGATCCGGCGGGCGATCTGGCAACGCTCGAAAAGCTGGCCCTGTGGGCGCAGCGCTGGGGGCCGTGGAGCGCGCTCGATCCGCCTGACGGGTTGCTGGTCGATGTCACCGGCGCGGCGCATCTGTTTGGAGGTGAGGAGCGGCTGCTGGCCGATGTCGCGCGGGCTTTTGCTGCCCGCGGGCTTGCCACCCGCGCGGCGCTTGCACCGACGGCAGGCGCGGCCTGGGCGCTCGCTCGGTATGGCCCGCCTGCCAGCATCCTTCACCCCGGTGACGACCCGCTCTGCCAGCTCGGCGATCTGCCGGTCGCGGCGCTGCGGCTCGACGATGACGTGCTCACCGTGCTGCGCCGTCTGGGCATCAAGCGGCTCGGCGAACTCGCCGGGGTGAGCGGTACCAGCGACGATCCGGAGGCCGAGGCCGCCGCGCGCGACGCGCTACGCCGCCGGTTTCGCAATCACCGCTCGCCTGCCGCCAACCCGCTGCTGCGATTGGACCAATTGCTGGGCCGCTTGCCCGAACCGCTGCTCCCGGTGATCGATCGGCCCATGCCGATGGTGCAGCGCCGGCTGATGGAGCCCTTGCGTCACCGCGCATCGCTCGACCGGGTGGTGGGCGATCTCGCACAGGACATGGTGCGTGCGCTCGAAGCGCGGGGGGAAGGCGCGCGGCGGCTCGAACTGGCCTTGTGGCGGGTCGATGGCGAGGTGCTGATGCGCCGGATCGAACTCGCCGCTGCAACCCGCGAGCCAGAGCATATGCTGCGGCTGTTCGCGCGGCGGCTTGACGATGTCAACGCGGGGTTCGGGATCGAGATGCTGCAATTGCGCGCCAGCTGGAGCGAGCCGCTGGCGCTGTCGCAGGCCGATCTCGATGCTGCGGCAGAACAGCACGGCACATCGCTGGCAGCCTGCGTTGACCGGCTGACTGTGCGCCTCGGCCAGCAGGCCGTGACCCGCCCAGTCGTGCGTGCCAGTCACATTCCCGAGCGCGCGCAGGGCTGGCAGCCACCGCTCGCCCCGGTACCGCCAATGCAAAGCCAACTCGCTTTCAACACCCGCCCGCTCAAGCTGCTCGACCAGGCCGAGCCGATCGCGGTGCTCTATGCCTCGCCCGATGGCTTCCCCCAGCGTTTCCGCTGGCGCGGTGCGGTACGCGAGGTGGTGCGTGTGGAAGGGCCGGAGCGGATTGCCCCCGAATGGTGGCGCGAGCGATCCAGCGTGCGATTGCGCGACTATTACCGGATCGAGGACGAAGCCGGACGGCGCTACTGGATCTATCGTCAGGGGAGTGTGGGCGATGGGCGCGGGGGGACACCGGACTGGTTCCTGCAAGGGCTTTATACCTGA
- a CDS encoding PilZ domain-containing protein, with protein sequence MHLDSIPRASERRPMHLTVKSRVRSRVVFVDLLDLSEGGCKIRAKAGFAEVGDRVTMKVNGINTPLGSIAWVDGGLAGVAFEGAMHPAVIDYLFQQHEVRESLPSFRRIV encoded by the coding sequence ATGCACCTCGATTCGATCCCGCGCGCATCCGAACGTCGGCCCATGCATCTCACGGTGAAAAGCCGGGTGCGTTCGCGTGTGGTGTTTGTCGATCTGCTCGACCTGTCCGAAGGCGGCTGCAAGATTCGCGCGAAGGCCGGCTTTGCCGAGGTAGGCGACCGCGTGACGATGAAGGTCAACGGAATCAATACGCCGCTCGGCTCGATCGCCTGGGTGGACGGCGGGTTGGCTGGTGTTGCCTTTGAAGGCGCGATGCATCCGGCTGTAATTGATTATCTGTTCCAGCAGCACGAAGTGCGGGAAAGCCTTCCCAGCTTCCGCCGCATCGTCTGA
- a CDS encoding putative DNA modification/repair radical SAM protein: MVQQPLRKRDLRQKLEILADAAKYDASCASSGTAKKNSLGGKGVGSTEGMGICHAYAPDGRCISLLKILLTNHCIFDCHYCINRKSSNAPRARFTPQEVVDLTLSFYRRNYIEGLFLSSGIVKSANHTMEQLVEVARILREEHDFRGYIHLKTIPEADTEIIHQAGLYADRVSINVELPTDQGLTRLAPDKNARQIEGAMGRTKERILTAKDERKRFRHAPRFAPAGQSTQMIIGADDASDAAIIGKASRLYGDFGLRRVYYSAFSPIPDASAVLPLKRPPLLREHRLYQSDWLMRFYGFAPEEVANAAEADGNLPLDIDPKLAWALKFRGSFPVDVNRAPREMLLRVPGLGTKAVARILASRRHRRLRLDDVARLTVSVAKVRPFICTVDWRPTFLTDRADLRGLIIQKSEQLELF; this comes from the coding sequence ATGGTTCAGCAGCCCCTCAGAAAGCGCGACTTACGCCAGAAGCTTGAAATCCTTGCCGATGCGGCGAAATATGACGCGTCCTGCGCCTCGTCCGGCACAGCGAAGAAGAATTCGCTGGGCGGGAAGGGAGTGGGTTCGACTGAGGGGATGGGCATCTGCCATGCCTATGCGCCGGACGGGCGCTGTATCTCGCTGCTCAAGATCCTGCTGACCAATCACTGCATCTTCGATTGCCACTACTGCATCAACCGCAAGAGCTCGAACGCCCCCCGCGCGCGGTTCACCCCGCAGGAGGTGGTCGACCTGACGCTGAGCTTCTACCGGCGCAACTACATCGAAGGGCTGTTCCTGTCCTCAGGGATCGTGAAGAGCGCCAATCATACGATGGAGCAGCTGGTCGAGGTCGCCCGCATCCTGCGCGAGGAGCACGATTTTCGCGGCTATATCCACCTCAAGACCATCCCCGAGGCCGATACCGAGATCATCCATCAGGCGGGCCTCTATGCCGACCGCGTCTCGATTAATGTCGAACTGCCAACCGATCAGGGCCTGACCCGGCTCGCGCCCGACAAGAACGCCCGCCAGATCGAGGGCGCGATGGGGCGCACAAAGGAGCGCATCCTCACCGCGAAGGATGAGCGCAAGCGTTTCCGCCATGCGCCGCGCTTTGCCCCGGCGGGACAATCGACGCAGATGATTATCGGCGCGGACGATGCCAGTGATGCGGCGATCATCGGCAAGGCGAGCCGGCTCTATGGCGATTTCGGTCTCAGGCGCGTTTATTACAGCGCCTTCTCGCCGATCCCCGATGCGAGCGCTGTGCTGCCCCTCAAGCGCCCGCCATTGCTGCGCGAGCACCGGCTGTATCAATCCGACTGGCTGATGCGCTTTTACGGCTTTGCCCCTGAGGAGGTGGCCAATGCGGCGGAAGCGGACGGCAACCTGCCGCTCGATATCGACCCCAAGCTCGCTTGGGCGCTGAAGTTCCGTGGGAGCTTCCCGGTCGACGTCAACCGAGCCCCCAGGGAGATGCTGTTGCGGGTGCCGGGGCTGGGCACCAAGGCGGTGGCGCGCATCCTCGCCTCGCGGCGGCACCGGCGGCTGCGATTGGACGATGTCGCGCGGCTGACGGTGTCGGTCGCCAAGGTGCGCCCCTTCATCTGCACGGTGGACTGGCGCCCGACCTTCCTGACTGACCGCGCGGATTTGCGGGGGTTGATCATCCAGAAGTCCGAACAGCTGGAGCTGTTCTGA
- a CDS encoding UdgX family uracil-DNA binding protein (This protein belongs to the uracil DNA glycosylase superfamily, members of which act in excision repair of DNA. However, it belongs more specifically to UdgX branch, whose founding member was found to bind uracil in DNA (where it does not belong), without cleaving it, appears to promote DNA repair by a pathway involving RecA, rather than base excision.), producing the protein MRVMPYAAIGAHYAVHLPAPDDFAFWRERARGLIQCDVPPDRVSWIEPGATGDLFAAEGPSRAERRMPAPPADARPVRASQRFLTLARSAALHSEPTRFALLYRVLWRLQRQPRLMEDKADPEVRRLEELAKSVRRDAHKMHAFVRFREVQEEDGTPHFVAWFEPDHHIVRAEAAFFMRRFANMRWSILTPRGSIHWDGTTMREGPPARREDAPGGDPVEELWRSYYASIFNPARLKVGAMLSEMPKKYWKNLPEAELIPQLIAGAQAREAAMVAAGARDERARPETLAKVAQGIAACRDCPIADCGTRAVAGEGPSQAALMIVGEQPGDQEDIAGRPFVGPAGQLLDEYLAAAGIERGAAYVTNAVKHFKFAWKGKHRLHQSPGAKEIDTCRWWLDAERALVRPRIVLALGASAARGLLGRTVSVNRERGQAILLGDGAELWVTVHPSYLLRLDGAAREKQAVLFAADLAMVRERLGVD; encoded by the coding sequence ATGCGCGTCATGCCCTACGCCGCAATCGGCGCGCATTACGCCGTCCACTTGCCCGCGCCCGACGATTTTGCCTTCTGGCGCGAGCGGGCGCGGGGGCTCATCCAGTGCGATGTGCCGCCTGACCGGGTATCGTGGATCGAGCCGGGGGCGACCGGCGATCTGTTCGCCGCCGAAGGGCCTTCCCGCGCCGAGCGCCGGATGCCTGCACCGCCTGCCGATGCGCGTCCCGTCCGCGCCAGCCAGCGCTTCCTGACGCTCGCCCGCAGCGCCGCTTTGCATAGCGAACCGACGCGCTTCGCCCTCCTCTACCGCGTGCTGTGGCGGCTTCAGCGCCAGCCCCGGCTGATGGAAGACAAGGCCGATCCCGAGGTTCGTCGCCTCGAAGAGCTCGCCAAGTCGGTGCGGCGTGATGCCCACAAGATGCACGCCTTCGTCCGCTTCCGCGAGGTGCAGGAGGAGGACGGCACCCCTCACTTCGTCGCCTGGTTCGAGCCCGATCATCACATCGTGCGCGCCGAGGCGGCTTTCTTCATGCGCCGCTTTGCCAATATGCGCTGGTCGATCCTCACCCCGCGCGGGAGCATCCACTGGGATGGCACCACGATGCGCGAAGGCCCGCCCGCGCGCCGCGAGGATGCGCCGGGCGGCGATCCGGTCGAGGAACTGTGGCGGTCCTACTATGCCTCGATCTTCAATCCGGCGCGGCTGAAGGTCGGCGCGATGCTCTCGGAGATGCCGAAGAAATACTGGAAGAATCTGCCCGAGGCCGAGCTGATCCCGCAGCTCATCGCCGGCGCGCAGGCGCGCGAGGCGGCGATGGTGGCGGCGGGCGCGCGGGACGAGCGGGCGCGGCCGGAGACGCTTGCCAAAGTCGCGCAAGGCATCGCCGCCTGCCGCGACTGTCCGATTGCCGACTGCGGCACCCGCGCGGTGGCGGGGGAGGGGCCTTCGCAGGCCGCGCTGATGATCGTCGGCGAGCAGCCCGGCGATCAGGAGGACATCGCCGGGCGGCCTTTCGTAGGCCCGGCGGGGCAGCTTCTGGACGAATATCTTGCCGCCGCCGGTATCGAGCGGGGCGCGGCCTATGTCACCAATGCGGTCAAGCACTTCAAGTTCGCATGGAAGGGCAAGCACCGCCTGCACCAGTCGCCTGGTGCGAAGGAGATCGATACCTGTCGCTGGTGGCTCGATGCCGAGCGCGCGCTGGTGCGTCCCCGGATCGTGCTGGCGCTGGGGGCAAGCGCGGCGCGCGGGTTGCTCGGGCGCACGGTCAGCGTCAATCGCGAGCGTGGCCAGGCCATCCTGCTTGGTGACGGCGCGGAATTGTGGGTGACGGTCCACCCCTCCTACCTTCTGCGATTGGACGGCGCGGCGCGCGAAAAGCAGGCGGTGCTGTTCGCTGCGGATCTGGCGATGGTGCGGGAGCGATTGGGGGTGGACTGA
- a CDS encoding error-prone DNA polymerase produces the protein MPDAPLTPDKRRLDIDPDGIAAPPRAAFVELGLVSCFSFLRGASDAVDLVLAAHAAGYDAIGIADINSMAGVVRIHTEARTLKLRPVIGCRIETVEGLAFLAYPEDRAAYGRLCRLISAGRMQTLSGEWQDKGVCEIDLALLAEHSEGVQLILLPPDDPDARFTIQVPSNVIPFPRPGPRAGSPLPSDSGPQDSGAPDQVRGGGSMELTAPFADLLPHLVRQFPTLRHIAASYLYRGDDIARIERLDELACAHGLGLLATNDVHYHAPERRALQDVMTAIRHKTTVAAAGHLLHPNAERHLKSPQEMRRLFARWPHAIRAAREVADRCNFSLDELRYEYPEEIYPDGQTPQAFLESEVWAGAGGRYPEGLPETVRATLERELALIAKLDLARYFLTIKDIVDFARGQEPPILCQGRGSAANSAVCYVLGITSVDPAKHQLLFDRFISEERKEPPDIDVDFEHERREEVIQYIYRKYGRHRAGLCATVIHYRPRMAIREVGKAMGLSEDVTSALARTVWGGWGREISEKHAAETGLDITDPHLRRVLKLTEQMIGMPRHLGQHVGGFILTEGALTETVPIGNGAMPERSFIEWDKDDIEALGILKVDVLALGMLTCIRKCLDLLGAHHGRALTLATVPREDPETYAMLRRGDSLGVFQVESRAQMNMLPRLRPREFYDLVIQVAIVRPGPIQGDMVHPYLKRRRGAEPVQIPAPAPEHGPPDELTSILGRTLGVPIFQEQAMKIALDAAKFSSLEANRLRKAMATFRSRGMVDELQDMMVERMVARGYDRDFAQRCFNQIRGFGEYGFPESHAASFAQLVYVSSWLKCHYPAAFACALLNSQPMGFYAPAQIVRDAAEHGVRVLPVDVNASLWDCTLEGEALRLGLRQIDGLPEHVAAALVSAREAGGAYRDIADLRARGRLSPVHIERLASADAFTSLGLTRRQALWDARSLIAAPDLPLFRAMGVREEGAERRAITLPAMPLSEEVVADYQTTRLSLKAHPMAFLRADLAERGFVRACDLRSRKFRSMVQVAGVVLIRQRPGSAKGVTFITLEDETGVVNLVVWPDLKEKQRKVVMGARLMEVRGRVEYDDEVIHVIAAHLTDATHRLHALSDDLLDAPLARADEVNRPMPERGPGGHPRDARIIPKSRDFH, from the coding sequence ATGCCCGACGCCCCGCTCACTCCCGACAAGCGCAGGCTCGATATCGACCCCGACGGCATCGCCGCGCCGCCACGCGCAGCCTTCGTCGAACTCGGCCTCGTCAGCTGCTTCAGCTTCCTGCGCGGCGCCTCGGACGCGGTCGATCTGGTGCTCGCTGCCCACGCGGCGGGTTATGACGCGATTGGTATCGCCGACATCAATTCGATGGCAGGCGTGGTGCGCATCCATACCGAGGCGCGGACGCTGAAATTGCGCCCGGTGATCGGTTGCCGGATCGAGACGGTTGAGGGCCTCGCCTTCCTCGCCTACCCTGAGGACCGCGCCGCCTATGGCCGCTTGTGCCGCTTGATCAGCGCGGGCCGGATGCAGACGCTCTCGGGCGAATGGCAGGACAAGGGCGTGTGCGAGATCGACCTTGCGCTGCTGGCCGAGCATTCCGAAGGCGTGCAGTTGATCCTGCTCCCGCCGGATGATCCGGATGCGCGCTTCACCATTCAGGTGCCGAGCAATGTGATCCCCTTTCCCCGTCCCGGCCCCCGAGCCGGGAGCCCGCTCCCTTCCGATAGCGGCCCGCAAGACAGCGGGGCCCCGGATCAGGTCCGGGGTGGGGGGAGCATGGAACTGACTGCCCCGTTCGCCGACCTCCTGCCCCACCTCGTCCGCCAGTTTCCCACGCTGCGCCACATCGCCGCCAGCTACCTTTATCGCGGTGACGATATCGCGCGAATCGAGCGACTGGACGAACTCGCATGCGCTCACGGCCTTGGCCTCCTCGCCACCAACGACGTCCACTATCATGCGCCCGAGCGGCGCGCCTTGCAGGACGTGATGACCGCGATCCGGCACAAGACCACCGTGGCCGCCGCCGGGCACCTGCTCCACCCCAATGCCGAGCGGCACCTCAAGTCCCCGCAGGAGATGCGGCGCCTCTTCGCCCGCTGGCCTCACGCGATCCGCGCCGCGCGCGAAGTCGCCGATCGGTGCAACTTCAGCCTCGATGAACTGCGCTACGAATACCCGGAGGAGATCTACCCCGACGGCCAGACCCCGCAGGCCTTTCTGGAGAGCGAGGTCTGGGCCGGGGCAGGGGGGCGCTATCCCGAAGGGTTGCCCGAAACCGTCCGCGCCACGCTGGAGCGCGAGCTTGCCCTTATCGCCAAGCTTGATCTGGCGCGCTACTTCCTCACCATCAAGGACATCGTCGATTTCGCGCGGGGGCAGGAGCCGCCAATCCTGTGTCAGGGGCGCGGCTCAGCGGCCAACTCCGCCGTGTGTTACGTCCTTGGCATCACCAGCGTCGATCCGGCCAAGCACCAGCTCTTGTTCGATCGCTTCATCTCCGAAGAGCGCAAGGAGCCGCCCGATATCGATGTCGATTTCGAGCATGAACGGCGCGAGGAGGTGATCCAGTACATCTACCGCAAATATGGCCGCCACCGCGCCGGGCTGTGTGCGACCGTGATCCACTACCGCCCGCGCATGGCGATCCGCGAGGTGGGCAAGGCGATGGGCCTGTCGGAGGACGTCACCAGCGCGCTGGCACGCACCGTCTGGGGCGGGTGGGGCCGCGAGATTTCCGAGAAGCACGCCGCCGAAACGGGCCTCGACATAACCGACCCGCACTTGCGCCGCGTGCTCAAGCTCACCGAGCAGATGATCGGCATGCCGCGCCATCTGGGCCAGCATGTCGGCGGCTTCATCCTGACCGAAGGCGCGCTGACCGAGACCGTCCCGATCGGCAATGGCGCCATGCCCGAGCGGAGCTTCATCGAGTGGGACAAGGACGATATCGAGGCGCTGGGCATCCTCAAGGTCGATGTGCTGGCGCTGGGGATGCTGACCTGCATTCGCAAATGCCTCGATCTGCTGGGTGCGCATCACGGCCGCGCTCTGACGCTCGCCACTGTCCCGCGCGAAGATCCGGAGACTTACGCCATGCTGCGCCGGGGCGATTCGCTCGGGGTGTTTCAGGTCGAGAGCCGGGCGCAGATGAACATGCTCCCGCGCCTGCGCCCGCGCGAATTCTACGATCTTGTCATTCAGGTCGCGATTGTCAGGCCCGGCCCGATTCAGGGCGACATGGTGCATCCCTATCTCAAGCGCCGCCGCGGTGCAGAGCCCGTCCAGATCCCCGCGCCCGCGCCCGAACACGGGCCGCCGGATGAGCTCACCAGCATCTTGGGGCGCACGCTGGGCGTGCCGATCTTTCAGGAACAGGCGATGAAGATCGCATTGGATGCGGCGAAGTTCTCCAGCCTCGAAGCCAACCGGCTGAGAAAGGCGATGGCGACCTTCCGCAGCCGGGGGATGGTGGACGAGCTTCAGGACATGATGGTCGAACGCATGGTCGCGCGCGGCTATGATCGCGACTTTGCACAGAGATGCTTCAATCAAATCAGAGGTTTCGGCGAATATGGCTTTCCCGAAAGTCACGCTGCGAGCTTTGCCCAGCTGGTTTACGTGTCGAGCTGGCTCAAGTGCCACTACCCGGCTGCCTTCGCCTGCGCGCTGCTCAATTCGCAGCCGATGGGCTTCTACGCGCCCGCGCAGATCGTGCGCGACGCGGCGGAGCACGGGGTGCGGGTGCTGCCGGTCGATGTGAATGCAAGTCTCTGGGATTGCACGCTGGAGGGCGAAGCCCTGCGCCTTGGCTTGCGCCAGATTGACGGCCTGCCCGAACACGTCGCCGCCGCGCTTGTCTCGGCGCGCGAGGCAGGCGGGGCTTACCGCGATATTGCCGATCTGCGCGCACGGGGCCGGCTGTCGCCGGTGCATATCGAGCGGCTCGCCAGCGCCGATGCTTTCACCTCGCTGGGGCTCACCCGCAGACAGGCCTTGTGGGATGCCCGCAGTCTGATTGCCGCGCCCGACCTGCCTTTGTTCCGCGCCATGGGCGTGCGCGAGGAGGGGGCGGAGCGCCGTGCGATCACACTCCCCGCCATGCCCCTGTCCGAGGAAGTGGTGGCCGATTACCAGACCACCCGCCTCAGCCTGAAGGCGCACCCCATGGCCTTCCTGCGTGCCGATCTGGCCGAGCGCGGTTTCGTGCGCGCCTGCGATTTAAGATCGCGGAAATTCAGGAGCATGGTGCAGGTCGCTGGCGTGGTGCTGATCCGCCAGCGGCCCGGCAGCGCCAAGGGCGTGACCTTCATCACGCTCGAGGACGAGACCGGGGTGGTCAACCTCGTGGTATGGCCCGATCTCAAGGAAAAACAGCGCAAGGTGGTGATGGGGGCACGGCTGATGGAGGTGCGGGGCCGGGTCGAGTATGATGACGAGGTGATCCACGTCATCGCCGCCCATCTGACCGATGCGACCCACCGGCTTCACGCCCTGTCCGACGACCTGCTCGACGCCCCGCTCGCCCGCGCTGACGAGGTCAATCGTCCGATGCCGGAGCGCGGCCCCGGTGGGCATCCACGCGATGCCCGTATCATCCCGAAATCACGCGATTTTCACTAG
- the phoB gene encoding phosphate regulon transcriptional regulator PhoB, with protein MSAAKLLLVEDDPSLSELLEYRFRNEGYAVRCTGDGDEALVLAAEEMPDLIILDWMIEGTSGIEVCRRLRRDKQTAHVPIIMLTAREAEDDRVRGLETGADDYLTKPFSPRELLARVAAVMRRIRPALAGETIEVGDLKLDPVAHKVQRRGRALQLGPTEYRLLKFFMESPGRVFSRGQLLDGVWGTGSDIELRTVDVHIRRLRKAIGIDGAKDPIRTVRSAGYALEAA; from the coding sequence ATGTCCGCTGCCAAATTGCTGCTGGTCGAAGACGATCCATCGCTCTCCGAATTGCTGGAATATCGTTTCCGCAACGAAGGTTACGCCGTACGCTGCACCGGCGACGGGGATGAAGCCCTGGTGCTCGCCGCCGAGGAAATGCCCGATCTCATCATCCTCGACTGGATGATCGAAGGCACTAGCGGGATCGAGGTCTGCCGCCGGTTGCGCCGCGACAAGCAGACGGCCCATGTCCCGATCATCATGCTGACCGCCCGCGAAGCCGAGGACGACCGGGTGCGCGGGCTTGAGACCGGGGCTGATGATTACCTCACAAAACCCTTTTCTCCCAGAGAGTTGCTGGCGCGTGTGGCGGCAGTGATGCGCCGCATCCGTCCTGCGCTGGCAGGCGAGACGATCGAAGTGGGCGATCTCAAGCTTGATCCGGTGGCACACAAGGTCCAGCGCCGCGGCCGCGCGCTGCAACTGGGGCCGACCGAATACAGGCTGTTGAAATTCTTCATGGAAAGCCCTGGCCGGGTGTTCAGCCGTGGGCAACTGCTCGATGGCGTGTGGGGCACGGGTTCGGACATCGAACTGCGCACGGTTGACGTCCACATCCGGCGGCTGCGCAAGGCGATCGGGATTGACGGTGCGAAAGATCCGATCCGCACGGTGCGTTCCGCCGGCTATGCGCTCGAAGCTGCCTGA
- the phoU gene encoding phosphate signaling complex protein PhoU: MAEHTVKAFDEDITRLRGLIAEMGGLAEVAIAESLDALVRGDEVLAEQVVARDKRMDALEMEVDKLAVRIIALRAPMADDLREVIAALKIGGVLERIGDYSKNIAKRTGMIEGRARFEPLTLLPTMGELAGEMVHDVLTAYAARDPDLAREVIATDAKVDGFYNSIFRNLVSHMVENPSTISSAAQLLFVARNIERIGDHATNVAEMVHFAATGVYPPEGDR; this comes from the coding sequence ATGGCTGAACACACCGTCAAGGCATTTGATGAAGACATCACCCGTCTGCGCGGGTTGATCGCGGAGATGGGTGGCCTCGCCGAGGTTGCCATCGCCGAATCGCTCGATGCGCTGGTGCGCGGCGACGAAGTGCTGGCCGAACAGGTTGTCGCCCGTGACAAGCGCATGGACGCGCTGGAAATGGAAGTCGACAAGCTCGCCGTGCGGATCATCGCGCTGCGCGCCCCGATGGCGGATGACCTGCGCGAAGTGATCGCCGCGCTCAAGATCGGCGGGGTGCTGGAACGCATCGGCGACTATTCGAAGAACATCGCCAAGCGCACCGGGATGATCGAAGGACGCGCCCGGTTCGAACCGCTGACGCTGCTGCCGACGATGGGCGAACTGGCGGGCGAGATGGTGCATGATGTGCTGACCGCCTATGCCGCGCGCGATCCTGACCTTGCCCGCGAAGTGATTGCCACTGATGCCAAGGTCGACGGGTTCTATAACTCGATCTTCCGCAACCTTGTCAGCCACATGGTGGAAAATCCTTCGACCATTTCGAGCGCGGCGCAATTGCTGTTCGTGGCCCGCAACATCGAACGCATCGGCGATCATGCGACCAACGTGGCCGAGATGGTGCATTTCGCGGCCACCGGCGTCTACCCGCCCGAAGGCGACCGCTGA
- the pstB gene encoding phosphate ABC transporter ATP-binding protein PstB codes for MADEGAKIRAQDVCVFYGEKKAIDHVSIDISPNYVTAFIGPSGCGKSTFLRCFNRMNDTIGAAKVTGLIELDGEDIHGSRMDVVQLRARVGMVFQKPNPFPKSIYENIAYGPKIHGLAEKKADLDVIVERSLTRAGLWDEVKDRLDDSGTALSGGQQQRLCIARAIAVDPEVILMDEPASALDPIATAKIEELIDELSGRYAIVIVTHSMQQAARVSQRTAFFHLGKMVEYGPTSEIFTNPIEERTKDYITGRYG; via the coding sequence ATGGCTGACGAAGGCGCCAAGATCCGCGCGCAGGACGTCTGTGTCTTCTACGGCGAGAAGAAAGCGATCGATCACGTCTCGATCGACATTTCGCCCAATTACGTCACCGCCTTCATCGGCCCGTCGGGCTGCGGGAAATCGACCTTCCTGCGGTGCTTCAACCGCATGAACGACACCATCGGCGCGGCCAAGGTGACAGGCCTGATCGAACTCGACGGGGAGGATATTCACGGTAGCCGCATGGACGTTGTGCAACTGCGCGCCCGCGTCGGCATGGTGTTCCAAAAGCCCAACCCCTTCCCCAAGTCGATCTACGAAAACATCGCCTATGGCCCCAAGATCCACGGGCTGGCGGAAAAGAAGGCCGATCTCGACGTGATCGTGGAACGCTCGCTCACCCGCGCGGGCCTGTGGGACGAGGTCAAGGACCGGCTCGATGATTCCGGCACCGCGCTTTCCGGGGGTCAGCAGCAGCGCCTGTGCATCGCGCGGGCGATAGCCGTTGACCCGGAGGTTATCCTGATGGACGAACCGGCAAGCGCGCTCGATCCGATCGCGACCGCCAAGATCGAGGAACTGATCGATGAACTCTCCGGGCGCTACGCCATCGTGATCGTCACGCACTCGATGCAGCAGGCCGCCCGCGTCAGCCAGCGCACCGCCTTCTTTCACCTCGGCAAGATGGTGGAATATGGCCCGACCTCGGAGATCTTCACCAATCCGATCGAAGAGCGTACCAAAGACTATATCACCGGAAGGTACGGCTGA